In a genomic window of Amycolatopsis japonica:
- a CDS encoding RES family NAD+ phosphorylase, producing the protein MARLPLPPARSVLVKELHRTNDVVTVHPGTRLVRIFTAHGNHPQQWNSFRYSGPLPHGRFDPQTPGRGGRPVTDPGNGVLYFGLTVRTSIAEVFQTTSTVDRKSRGPRLVVVRPTRTLRLLDLAGLWPTRVGASQEISSGPKKITQAWARAIRAAFGDLDGVWYRSSMDSGGPALALWDPPAGNSLPVAPDVLLPLDHPGLDVPLGRVCEELNYTLLS; encoded by the coding sequence ATGGCCCGGCTCCCCCTGCCGCCCGCACGCTCTGTCCTGGTCAAGGAGCTGCACCGCACCAACGACGTGGTGACGGTGCACCCCGGCACCAGGCTGGTCAGGATCTTCACCGCGCACGGCAACCACCCCCAGCAGTGGAATTCGTTCCGCTACAGCGGCCCGCTCCCGCACGGCCGCTTCGACCCGCAGACCCCCGGTCGCGGCGGTCGCCCGGTCACCGACCCCGGCAACGGCGTCCTGTACTTCGGGCTCACCGTGCGCACCAGCATCGCGGAGGTCTTCCAGACCACGTCGACGGTCGACCGCAAATCCCGCGGCCCCCGGCTGGTGGTCGTCCGGCCGACCCGCACGCTGCGGCTGCTCGACCTCGCCGGCCTGTGGCCGACCCGCGTCGGCGCCTCGCAGGAGATCTCCAGCGGCCCGAAGAAGATCACCCAGGCCTGGGCCCGCGCCATCCGCGCCGCGTTCGGCGACCTCGACGGTGTCTGGTACCGGTCGTCCATGGACTCCGGCGGCCCCGCGCTCGCGCTGTGGGACCCGCCAGCCGGGAACTCGCTTCCGGTCGCGCCCGACGTGCTGCTCCCCCTCGACCATCCGGGGCTGGACGTCCCGCTGGGCCGGGTCTGCGAAGAACTGAACTACACGCTCCTCAGCTGA
- a CDS encoding LacI family DNA-binding transcriptional regulator, with product MATINDVAAKAGVSTATVSRTLNGKSTVDPVLAARVQAAAAELGYHPNGLARNLRRQETAVLALIISDVENPFFTAIARGVEDIAQTAGYSVVLCNADDNEEKERRYIDVALQERVAGVVLSPTGRATNVDRLTERGTPVVAVDRPLLKNTGDQVLVDTRLAARDATRHLLDGGYRRVACVSGPPGVRTAEDRLAGYTDAVGEGNALTRRAEFRAEGGRLAALSLLDEPEPPDALLVGNSTMAIGVLEALASRGLRSGQDVGIVSFDDAPWTTLIDPPLTVVAQPANEVGRVAAELLLARIGDSTRKATTTTLQAKLIVRRSSRRD from the coding sequence GTGGCCACCATCAACGACGTGGCGGCGAAGGCCGGGGTTTCGACGGCGACCGTGTCGAGGACGCTCAACGGGAAGTCCACTGTGGACCCGGTACTCGCGGCACGGGTGCAGGCCGCCGCCGCGGAATTGGGCTATCACCCGAACGGTCTCGCGAGGAATCTGCGCCGTCAGGAGACCGCGGTCCTCGCGCTCATCATCTCCGACGTGGAGAACCCCTTCTTCACCGCGATCGCCCGGGGCGTGGAGGACATCGCGCAGACCGCGGGCTACTCGGTGGTGTTGTGCAACGCGGACGACAACGAGGAGAAGGAGCGGCGCTACATCGACGTCGCCCTCCAGGAGCGGGTCGCCGGCGTGGTGCTCTCCCCCACCGGCCGGGCCACCAACGTCGACCGGCTGACCGAACGCGGCACGCCCGTGGTCGCCGTCGACCGGCCGCTGCTGAAGAACACCGGCGACCAGGTGCTGGTCGACACCCGGCTCGCCGCCCGCGACGCGACCCGGCATCTGCTCGACGGCGGCTACCGGCGGGTCGCCTGCGTCAGCGGCCCGCCCGGGGTGCGCACGGCCGAGGATCGGCTGGCCGGCTACACCGACGCCGTCGGCGAGGGGAACGCGCTCACCCGGCGGGCCGAGTTCCGCGCCGAGGGCGGCAGACTCGCCGCACTCAGCCTGCTCGACGAGCCCGAGCCGCCGGACGCGCTGCTGGTCGGCAACAGCACGATGGCGATCGGCGTCCTGGAGGCACTGGCTTCACGCGGTCTGCGATCGGGACAGGACGTCGGGATCGTGTCGTTCGACGACGCGCCGTGGACGACGCTGATCGATCCTCCGCTGACGGTGGTCGCGCAGCCCGCGAACGAGGTGGGACGGGTCGCCGCCGAACTGCTGCTCGCCCGCATCGGCGACAGCACGCGCAAGGCCACGACGACCACTCTGCAGGCGAAGCTGATCGTGCGCCGGAGCTCACGTCGCGACTGA
- a CDS encoding FGGY-family carbohydrate kinase: MGEPGLVLGIDIGTSSSKGVLVDSRGAVVARASRPHATSRPRPGWFEHDAETVWWQDFLALARELSASAEDHPIIGVSVSGIGPVLLPADASGKPLRPAILYGVDTRAFDEIRELNREFGEESIVERGGSALGSQAIGPKWRWLAKNEPDVFERAKLFLMASSFLVLRLTGEYVLDHHSASQCDPMYDLREARWAADRVAAIAPGVDLPKLAWPTEVVGSVTAEAAAETGLPQGIPVTAGTVDAWAEATSVGVTAPGDTMLMYGTTMFLVQMLADPRPGQGLWTTRGAFPGTYSLAAGMATSGAITDWLRELVGGEFGDLAAAAGEVPAGSRGLLMLPYFAGERTPVPDPDARGIIAGLTTSHDRAELYRAALEGTAYGVRHNLEAMREAGGGTGRFVAVGGGTQGGVWTRIVSDVARIDQEIPAETIGAAFGNAVLASVALGREPDIEAWNPVAEIVRPSADADVYDEFYPHYRALYQSTVDIAHFLARKNSLAFSPENSRQSRLK, translated from the coding sequence GTGGGGGAACCGGGCCTGGTGCTCGGCATCGACATCGGCACTTCGAGTTCCAAAGGTGTCCTCGTCGATTCCCGGGGCGCCGTGGTGGCGCGGGCATCTCGGCCGCACGCGACCTCCCGGCCCCGCCCCGGCTGGTTCGAACACGACGCCGAAACCGTGTGGTGGCAAGACTTCCTCGCGCTGGCGAGGGAGCTTTCGGCGAGCGCGGAGGATCATCCCATCATCGGGGTGTCGGTCAGCGGGATCGGGCCGGTGCTGTTACCCGCCGACGCTTCCGGGAAACCGTTGCGCCCCGCGATCCTTTACGGCGTCGACACCCGCGCATTCGACGAAATCCGTGAATTGAACCGGGAATTCGGCGAAGAATCCATTGTGGAACGCGGAGGGAGCGCGCTCGGCTCGCAGGCCATCGGGCCGAAATGGCGCTGGCTGGCCAAGAACGAGCCAGACGTGTTCGAACGGGCGAAGCTCTTCTTGATGGCGAGTTCGTTCCTTGTCCTGCGCCTGACCGGTGAATACGTCCTCGACCACCATTCCGCGAGCCAATGCGATCCGATGTACGACCTGCGCGAGGCCCGCTGGGCGGCCGACCGGGTCGCCGCGATCGCCCCCGGCGTCGACCTGCCCAAGCTCGCGTGGCCGACCGAGGTGGTCGGCTCGGTCACCGCCGAGGCGGCCGCGGAAACCGGCCTGCCGCAAGGGATCCCGGTGACGGCGGGCACGGTGGACGCCTGGGCCGAGGCGACCAGCGTCGGGGTCACCGCGCCCGGGGACACGATGCTCATGTACGGCACCACGATGTTCCTGGTCCAGATGCTCGCCGATCCGCGCCCCGGCCAGGGGTTGTGGACGACGCGAGGCGCTTTTCCCGGTACCTATTCGCTCGCGGCGGGGATGGCGACGTCCGGTGCGATCACCGACTGGCTACGGGAGCTCGTCGGTGGCGAGTTCGGCGACCTGGCCGCGGCGGCGGGCGAGGTTCCGGCGGGCAGCCGCGGATTGCTGATGCTGCCTTACTTCGCGGGAGAACGGACACCGGTGCCGGATCCGGACGCAAGGGGCATAATCGCCGGGCTCACCACTTCCCACGATCGTGCCGAGCTGTACCGCGCGGCGTTGGAGGGAACGGCGTACGGGGTGCGGCACAACCTGGAAGCCATGCGGGAGGCCGGTGGCGGCACGGGCCGCTTCGTCGCCGTCGGCGGTGGGACACAAGGCGGTGTGTGGACGCGGATCGTCAGCGACGTCGCTCGGATCGACCAGGAGATCCCCGCGGAAACCATCGGTGCCGCGTTCGGGAACGCCGTTCTCGCGTCCGTCGCCCTGGGCCGGGAGCCGGATATCGAAGCCTGGAACCCCGTCGCCGAAATCGTCCGTCCGAGCGCGGACGCCGATGTCTACGACGAGTTCTACCCGCATTACCGCGCGCTGTATCAGTCCACAGTGGACATCGCTCACTTCCTGGCGCGGAAGAACTCGCTCGCCTTCAGTCCGGAGAACTCCCGGCAATCCCGGCTCAAGTGA
- a CDS encoding helix-turn-helix domain-containing protein, translating into MTTVYRETTAPGLDDVVRCLWEEAGGAPKRIVPDCCVDLVECGGEVFVAGPDTAPWTWETGERARGVRFVPGRAGEILGLGADELRDRRVPLADLWGREGELLAEQVLSGAASLADVVARRRAGRTDREVSELIARLDDGPPRVSAALEPFATGERQLRRRFTLAVGYGPATYLRVSRFQRAIGLAGSAPDLASLAFSAGYADQAHLSRDCREFSGLKASEFFRARK; encoded by the coding sequence ATGACAACCGTGTATCGGGAGACGACGGCGCCCGGCCTGGACGACGTGGTGCGCTGCCTGTGGGAGGAAGCGGGCGGCGCGCCGAAGCGAATCGTGCCCGACTGCTGCGTGGACCTCGTGGAATGCGGCGGCGAGGTCTTCGTCGCCGGGCCGGACACGGCACCCTGGACCTGGGAGACCGGCGAACGGGCGCGTGGCGTGCGGTTCGTCCCGGGCAGGGCGGGCGAGATCCTGGGGCTCGGTGCCGACGAGCTGCGTGATCGGCGTGTCCCCCTCGCCGACTTGTGGGGCAGGGAAGGCGAACTGCTGGCCGAGCAGGTGCTCTCCGGCGCCGCTTCGCTGGCCGACGTCGTCGCGCGGCGCCGTGCCGGCCGGACCGACAGGGAGGTATCGGAGCTGATCGCCAGGCTGGACGACGGGCCACCCAGGGTGTCCGCCGCGTTGGAGCCCTTCGCCACCGGGGAGCGGCAGCTGCGGCGGCGGTTCACCCTCGCGGTGGGCTACGGTCCGGCGACCTACCTGCGGGTCAGCCGGTTCCAGCGCGCCATCGGCCTCGCGGGATCAGCGCCGGATCTCGCTTCGCTGGCGTTCTCGGCGGGCTACGCCGATCAAGCTCACTTGAGCCGGGATTGCCGGGAGTTCTCCGGACTGAAGGCGAGCGAGTTCTTCCGCGCCAGGAAGTGA
- a CDS encoding NUDIX hydrolase, whose protein sequence is MSEAEIDSLAWIHVRDHRLLSVRTEGKAKFYLPGGKREPGEGDVAGLCREIREELGVELDPLSFRFFAVLNEQADGYADGRRVRMTCYTAEHRGEPVPGREIAESAWLSSADAHLCPPAGRRMLGLLADAGLVD, encoded by the coding sequence GTGTCCGAAGCAGAGATCGATTCGCTGGCCTGGATCCACGTCCGCGACCACCGCCTCCTGTCGGTGCGGACCGAGGGCAAGGCCAAGTTCTACCTGCCAGGAGGCAAGCGAGAGCCGGGAGAGGGCGACGTCGCCGGGCTGTGCCGGGAGATTCGGGAGGAGCTCGGCGTCGAGCTCGACCCGCTGAGCTTCCGCTTCTTCGCGGTGCTGAACGAGCAGGCGGACGGCTACGCGGACGGACGCCGCGTCCGTATGACCTGTTACACCGCCGAGCATCGCGGGGAGCCCGTGCCCGGACGTGAGATCGCGGAGTCCGCCTGGTTGTCCTCGGCCGATGCCCACCTCTGCCCGCCGGCGGGCAGGCGGATGCTCGGGCTGCTCGCCGACGCGGGTCTCGTCGATTGA
- a CDS encoding MmpS family transport accessory protein: protein MGVPTATPPASAPEQGAPGRLKPLGTVVVVLGVVAVAVTLTGYMLPKASRPVQSPPAPRVEQAAAAVRTVIHSVVYELSGAKGAQNVTYVAQGSELLQKTDVLTPWSTTFERESQEGRDEFYSLSAQGSGSGALRCRILVDGEVVSDRTAPAPGAPVTCTS, encoded by the coding sequence ATGGGTGTTCCCACCGCGACCCCTCCGGCATCGGCGCCGGAGCAGGGTGCCCCCGGCAGGCTGAAGCCGCTGGGGACCGTCGTGGTCGTGCTCGGGGTGGTGGCCGTCGCCGTCACTCTGACCGGTTACATGCTGCCGAAGGCCTCGCGCCCGGTGCAGAGCCCGCCCGCGCCGCGGGTCGAACAGGCCGCGGCCGCCGTGCGCACCGTGATCCACTCGGTCGTCTACGAACTTTCCGGCGCGAAGGGCGCCCAGAACGTCACCTATGTCGCGCAGGGTTCCGAGCTCCTGCAGAAGACCGACGTGCTGACGCCGTGGAGCACCACCTTCGAGCGCGAGAGCCAGGAAGGCCGCGACGAGTTCTACAGCCTCTCCGCGCAGGGTTCGGGAAGCGGCGCGCTGCGGTGCCGGATCCTCGTCGACGGCGAGGTCGTCAGCGACCGCACCGCCCCCGCCCCTGGCGCACCGGTGACCTGCACGTCCTGA